From Candidatus Ozemobacteraceae bacterium, a single genomic window includes:
- a CDS encoding PfkB family carbohydrate kinase — protein sequence MILTVTPNPLLDYIIHSPVPPAQGGHRTRFIDWTVGGKGINVARMLKTLGRPALAMGFAGGPNGEKIRQKLKDQGVSALFVPTEAETRVGINMVVENPPDQTWWIEDGEELLESEIVEFLEMLERELPRTRILAMSGTIPGRNNRDLYRRVIERCRAYRCDIFIDARGDPLRAALEVGGFFLKHNRDEARESFGLDPFDESGSGDFFKRLADAGIWGALVTDGPRDALLWEPPHLWRLRPPVLREVSAIGSGDAAMAGLLWAHANGLDRLDAARWAMAAGAADALHPGPCEAGYLEIERRISEIQVASS from the coding sequence ATGATCCTGACGGTCACCCCGAACCCGCTTCTCGACTACATCATCCACTCACCGGTCCCCCCGGCGCAGGGCGGCCACCGGACCCGTTTCATCGACTGGACGGTCGGCGGAAAGGGGATCAACGTTGCGAGAATGCTCAAGACCCTCGGCCGACCGGCCCTCGCCATGGGCTTCGCCGGGGGCCCGAATGGCGAGAAAATCCGCCAAAAGCTGAAAGACCAGGGCGTGTCGGCCCTGTTCGTCCCGACGGAAGCCGAAACCCGCGTGGGCATCAATATGGTCGTCGAGAATCCGCCTGACCAGACCTGGTGGATCGAAGACGGCGAGGAGTTGCTCGAATCCGAGATCGTCGAGTTTCTCGAGATGCTCGAGCGGGAGCTTCCGCGAACCAGAATCCTCGCCATGTCCGGCACGATTCCCGGCAGGAACAACCGGGACTTGTACCGCCGGGTGATCGAACGGTGTCGCGCATATCGGTGCGACATCTTCATCGACGCACGCGGCGATCCGCTCCGGGCGGCTCTCGAGGTTGGCGGCTTCTTCCTGAAGCACAATCGCGACGAGGCCCGTGAATCGTTCGGGCTCGACCCGTTCGATGAATCCGGATCCGGAGACTTTTTCAAACGCCTTGCCGATGCCGGGATTTGGGGTGCCCTGGTCACGGACGGCCCCCGGGACGCTCTCCTGTGGGAGCCGCCGCACCTCTGGAGACTGCGGCCACCGGTGCTCAGGGAAGTGAGCGCCATCGGCTCGGGCGACGCGGCGATGGCCGGTCTTCTCTGGGCCCATGCCAACGGCCTTGACCGGCTCGATGCAGCCCGCTGGGCCATGGCTGCAGGCGCTGCCGATGCCTTGCACCCGGGCCCCTGCGAGGCCGGCTACCTGGAGATCGAACGACGGATATCGGAAATTCAGGTTGCATCATCCTGA
- a CDS encoding CbiX/SirB N-terminal domain-containing protein — protein sequence MHNAAVILVFHGSRNPQSQAEAAAFVEALRSSLPGRHVTHGFLRECPPGIRDSIAEAVRAGATEIRLVPIFALTGNHIAIDIPEIIREAEAANPGRRFSLDPVLVRAPGFLDYMKNSILEA from the coding sequence ATGCACAACGCCGCCGTCATTCTCGTGTTTCACGGTTCCCGCAACCCGCAGTCGCAGGCAGAAGCGGCGGCATTCGTCGAGGCACTCCGTTCGTCACTTCCAGGGCGTCACGTGACACACGGGTTTCTCCGCGAGTGCCCCCCGGGCATCCGCGACTCGATCGCCGAAGCCGTTCGTGCCGGGGCAACCGAGATTCGGCTGGTACCCATTTTTGCCTTGACCGGAAATCATATAGCCATAGATATACCAGAAATCATTCGCGAAGCAGAAGCGGCCAATCCAGGCCGGCGGTTCTCGCTCGATCCCGTTCTCGTAAGGGCCCCCGGATTTCTGGACTACATGAAAAATTCCATTCTCGAGGCCTGA